TTTGAAAAATTTGGAGATGTAACAATCTATCAAACAACAACACTTGGTGAGAGAATTGAGCGTTGTAAAGATGCAGATATCATTATCACCAATAAAGTTGTTATAGATAAAGAGGTTATAGATGCTGTTCCTTCATTAAAGCTTGTATGTGTAGCAGCAACAGGTATGAATAATGTTGATTTGGAGTATGCGGCTCAAAAAGGTATTGAGGTAAAAAATGTAGCTGGGTACTCTACTCACAGTGTTGTTCAGCACACATTTGCAATGCTCTTTTATCTTTTAGAAAAACTTCCATATTATGACAACCATGTTAAATCTAAAGCTTGGAGCCAATCTGGAATTTTCACATGTATAGATCGTCCTTTCCATGAATTAAGAGGAAGACAGTGGGGTATCATAGGTTTTGGAACAATAGGAAAGGCTGTTGCTAAAGTTGCTGAAGCTTTTGGTGCAACTGTAGTTTACTACTCTACCAGTGGTAAAAATAACGATTCTCTATATCCACGTATGGAACTTGATACACTGCTTAGTACATCACATATTATCTCAATTCACGCTCCTCTTAATGAAAAGACAAAAAATCTTCTTGACTTTTCTCGTCTTGAAAAGATTCAAGCAGGCTCTATTTTACTAAATCTTGGTCGTGGTGGTATTGTCAATGAAAAAGATTTAGTTCATGTCATGGATGATAAAGAGATTTATGTAGGATTGGATGTTACAGAAAAAGAGCCGCTATCAGAAGATTCTGTACTCTTTGAAGTAGCTAACCCAGAAAGACTTCTAATAACACCACACATTGCCTGGACAAGTTTAGAAGCACGCCAAGAGCTTGTAAAAGGGATATTTGACAATATAGCTGTTTTTTTAAAAAAGCATACAATATAAGTAATTTTAAAATTTAAACGGCGATTGTTTTAAAGATAGTCGTCGTTTACACTCCAATAGCCAATGCATAAAGCACCATCGATTCATCACCTAAAAATTCAGATACTTCATCATCATAATAGGCACCAATACCACTGCATCCAATACCAAGGTAATTGGCTGTTAGGTATATTCGATGAGCTATAAATCCAGCTTTTTGATAGAGTGAACGGTAGTTGCAACCATCTGAAAGAAGAAAAAAGGTTACGGCACTATCGCTTCCAAGACGCTGCTCAAGACATAAATAACCGGCTTTTTTAGAAAAATCACCATTTTTAAGTAATTTACCATTATGGTAAATTCCAATAGGCATTCCAACTACACGATTTAAAACTGCATAAACTTTAAGCGGTTCATCACAATCACTTGGTACAGGTTGTTCTATAATCTCCATAATCGCTTCAAATTGTGCTTTTGTTATAGATTTACCAGAAAATTCACGGATAGATCGTCGTTTAAGTATAGTCTCTTCCCATGCCTGTTTGTGAAATGTGAATTTTGGAAATCTTGGTTCTTTTTTACATTTTTGCAGATCTAAAGTATCTGAGTATGCCTGTTCTATAATTTGATTTGGCTCAAATACACCAGCTGGGTCAACTTGTTTAATTTTTGAATCAGGCAATTTTACTGTTTTGCCCTTTTTAGGAATAGCAACAATAGCTGCAGATAGAAAAAACTCTTCACGTCCAAAATTAAAAAAACGGTTTAACTCTTTCAAGTCAATATTATATGCAACTCTATAAGCGTGTTCATAAAGATAACTACCTGCTTCTATGGAACCAAGTATATGTCCTGCATCCAATAAACAGTAACGGTAAGCACGGTTTTTATATTTCCAAGCAGAACGGTACCAAGGTGAGCTTATAAAAAAGAGAAGACCGTTCATAGGATTATCAATATGTAAAAGTGGCTCTAAGCCTTCATCTTCACTCAAATTTTGAAGTAATACTGCTGATGAACTTCCAACCTCAAAATGATAAATTCCATCATCAAATCCATCAACATTCCTTGCTTGAAAGTATAGTTCATTTGGATAAAGTGCCCCTGCACTTGGGTTTGTACGTAAATAGTATTCAACACCAGGGTAACTCTTTTTAGCTGTAATTCCGCCAATATGGTAGATAAAGTTATGAGCGGAAAACTCTTTTGAAAGTTGGATTCGTCTATACTCTTTTGGATAGAATTTTAGTGAAGACGGTTGGTTGTTCCAGTCTAGTCTATTTGGATTTTGTCTTACTGAAATCCACGAGTGTTTTGTCGTTTCGTGATACTTACGACCTGAACAGCTGCTCATATTTTTGTTCCAGTAGTTTTTCTATTTCTTTGTAAATAGGTAAATGCTCTGAAGTTGAATTTTCCAATAAAGGAGAATACTTTAGATAAACGTTCCAAGCTTTTTTAGCTGCTTCCATTCGTCCTTTTTTTACTAATTCAAAAGCTACTGAAGCATTTATAAAGCCTTTGATAATCAAAATCTCTTCATCTTTTTCAAATCTTCTTGGGAACCAAATATCCTCCAACACT
The sequence above is a segment of the Hydrogenimonas thermophila genome. Coding sequences within it:
- a CDS encoding D-2-hydroxyacid dehydrogenase, whose product is MKLIFLDAKTLGDDIDLSVFEKFGDVTIYQTTTLGERIERCKDADIIITNKVVIDKEVIDAVPSLKLVCVAATGMNNVDLEYAAQKGIEVKNVAGYSTHSVVQHTFAMLFYLLEKLPYYDNHVKSKAWSQSGIFTCIDRPFHELRGRQWGIIGFGTIGKAVAKVAEAFGATVVYYSTSGKNNDSLYPRMELDTLLSTSHIISIHAPLNEKTKNLLDFSRLEKIQAGSILLNLGRGGIVNEKDLVHVMDDKEIYVGLDVTEKEPLSEDSVLFEVANPERLLITPHIAWTSLEARQELVKGIFDNIAVFLKKHTI
- a CDS encoding nitroreductase family protein → MSSCSGRKYHETTKHSWISVRQNPNRLDWNNQPSSLKFYPKEYRRIQLSKEFSAHNFIYHIGGITAKKSYPGVEYYLRTNPSAGALYPNELYFQARNVDGFDDGIYHFEVGSSSAVLLQNLSEDEGLEPLLHIDNPMNGLLFFISSPWYRSAWKYKNRAYRYCLLDAGHILGSIEAGSYLYEHAYRVAYNIDLKELNRFFNFGREEFFLSAAIVAIPKKGKTVKLPDSKIKQVDPAGVFEPNQIIEQAYSDTLDLQKCKKEPRFPKFTFHKQAWEETILKRRSIREFSGKSITKAQFEAIMEIIEQPVPSDCDEPLKVYAVLNRVVGMPIGIYHNGKLLKNGDFSKKAGYLCLEQRLGSDSAVTFFLLSDGCNYRSLYQKAGFIAHRIYLTANYLGIGCSGIGAYYDDEVSEFLGDESMVLYALAIGV
- a CDS encoding DUF309 domain-containing protein; translation: MGEACKTFIQLIKKCEYYEAHEVLEDIWFPRRFEKDEEILIIKGFINASVAFELVKKGRMEAAKKAWNVYLKYSPLLENSTSEHLPIYKEIEKLLEQKYEQLFRS